The region TTAGGGagcaattcatttttatttacttattttacaaGGGCTACCAggctattttttttgtctctgtatTGATTTTGAATTTACTCAGGTTTTCTtggtaaataaaatgtgtttcataaTCTCAAACATTTTACTGCTACAAAAAGGCaacaacagaagaaatctgaaacTGTATAAATACCTGTTGAGATATAAAGACGCTGCTCTTGTGACTCATTTAGGATTATTGGACAATTAATTACTTTCTCCATAAGTATGTTGTGCtgtcattttatttgcataCTACATGTAGTACAACAGTCACGATGATGTTCGTAATGGTTCCTATGGGGATGCTCTGTGTTTGTTTCGGCAGGATGCTTTCTGGGGATTGGTCCAAATCTGCGAGAAGTATCTTCCTGGTTACTACAGCCCAGGCTTGGTGAGACCGATATAAGAAAGCATGCACAGTATGACATCACCTGAGGTTGGGTAAACAAAGGAAGTAATCTCAGCACACATGGACAAGTTCTAACAATACTGACACCATACAGTGGGATTGTTGTGGTTGAAGCTCTCTGATGAAACTAtgtgaagtatttatttatttttgtctctctcttcATACTTTTCTTGCTTTTACGTCTCTCAGGAAGCGATCCAGTTAGACGGAGAGATCCTGTTTGCTCTGCTGCGCCGCGTCTCCCCAGTAGCCTTCCGGCACCTGGAGAAACATAAGATCGACCCCATCCTTTACATGACTGAGTGGTTTATGTGTGCCTTCTCCAGAACCCTGCCCTGGGCTTCAGTGCTGCGTGTCTGGGACATGTTCCTCTGTGACGGTAAGAAGCGCCTCAATGCGCCTTAGCTCTGGAACTAAGCATCCTAGCTGAATCCTcctcccccccccttttttttctctgtctctctcttagGAGTCAAAATCATTTTCCGGGTGGGTTTGGTGCTGCTTAAGTGCACACTAGGGACTCGTGAGAAGCTGAAGAACTGCCAGGGTCTGTACGAAACCATGGAGCTCCTCCGGGCTATCGACCCTCGCTACATGCAGGAGGGATTCCTGGTCCGAGAGGTAAGAGCAGAGGACACAGAAGTTCCTCCTCAGTGTAAAATCACGAGAGACAATTTTATAACTAGTGGTGGCAGATGagatttgtgattttattttttacattgctTACTGAAGTGGTGGTTTCTCTGAACTAAATGCTGTGTCATAACTTGCTGTTGATGTCAAACTTGAAGGGGATGTCTTCGAATGGAATCGGCATGTCCACCAATATTTCATTTAACCCAGTTAATAGttaattatgaataaaatgctGACATGCAAACAATATTTCATGACCATATTGAACCAGTTCAGATCCTTTTCTGAGGCTGTGAACAATTAAATTGTTAGGGAATTAGATTTCATCTAGACGTATAAATATCTTAATTATGGactctattttcttttgtacagtTGAGACATTACTTTTATATCTATCTTATGAcacattgcaaaaatattcatatgcGTAAAAACTTCACAAGTAATGCATTTTATTATgcattatatttattattatatatgaaAGGACCTACATAAAGTATTATACAACtctgaagtgaaaggaaaattcTGCAGTGTCTAGAGCCTAACATTTGTCTGCAAGGCTTGGATCATTCAGTTTCTTCCATCGGCCCAGTCTTACCAACAGCGTTTTCTCAATGTGGGCATGAAGTTGGAAAGGACAAAAGGATGCCACGGATTTAGAGAAGAGTAGAGTCTGAGAGTCAATTAACTTGACAAGAACCAGACCTATTGAGCAGAGCGCCACATGGGCAGTGTCTGCTCACGTACTAAGCTGTGTAAGAGCCTCTGTCTCCTCTAACAATAACGGCTCTCATGTATAATGCTGTCTCCACTGTGGGTGACCGAGTATCCACAGCAGCTCGCTCTCCTTTGACATTTACTGACAAAGGAGAAGTTCACAATTCTAGCATCCATGTTGGATCCCATCCAACATGGATGGGATTTATTTTCCAATGTGGGCTCCTCTGACTTTTCTTGCCCCACACTTTCCTAATGACgtctgatttgttttgtttattcccCCCCCTGATCTTTTCAGATTCTCGAAGTGCCCGTGACGGCGCGGGACGTAGACAAAGAGCATCACACCCAGATCAAACGCTGGAAGAAGAACCGCGGCGAGTTGAATTTCAAGCCCGCCCCGAGGATGCACGGCGCCCGCATCATCATGCAGGCCGAGCCGCCCAGGCGCCAGGACCTGCAGCAGAACCCCACTATTGTGCTGGAGGTTCCCGAGCCTCCCCAGAAGCTGAACAAGGGCAAAGAAGAGCGGAAGAGCAAGAAGAAAAGGAGCATAAAGAAACCGACCGCCATCGAGGAGATCCCAAACCCGTACCCTCTCCTCACAGGTCCGCCTCCTCAATCCTTGAATCTTCCTCCACCATCTTTGAATCCTCCTCCACCGTCTTTGAATCCTCCTCCACCGTCTTTGAATCCTCTTCCACCATCCTCGGCTACACCTCCACCATCCTTTGATCCGCCTTTTCCATTCTTGGATCTGCCTTCTCCATCCTTGGCCCCGCCTCTCCCACCCTCAGATCCGCCCTCTTCTCCTCCTTACGCCACCGTAACCCCGGAGACTTCGCCAGAAACTGAAACGAACTCCAATCACCAGCAGAGCGCGCCTCCTACGGACCTTCCTGCTGCCAAAGAATCTGCTCTGCAGCAATCCACACAAAGCCTTAGCAGCTCAGAGCAGGATACATACCTGTAGCTGTAAAAGCTGCAtagccgtgtgtgtgtgtgtgttttcatatgtttgtgtgtgtgaaaagcACCAGCACCCTACAATCAAAAAGCCAGCCTCGCTGAAGTCTCCCAACTGGCCAGCATTCTCGTTAATCTTAGCGCTggacttttctctttttttgtattcaTGTTAAACACACGTTTTCCTGTATTATTATTCACATACTCTAAAAACGTAAGTGCAAAGTGTACAACTACTCAAATCCCGTTAGTTGACCACGTCAAGCTGCAGCTTCCACATTAGATGCTGAATGCTCACTGCAAGTctcaattttctgtttaaagttgtCAAGTTACAAAGTGTTTGTGCATTAACATAGAAGGTGCCAAAGTCATGCAACTTCTGCTCAAGTTTAACACTAGGAATTTACCAGGTAACAGGCCAGCACACCAAGACGTTTCTGGTTTagtccaccagagggcagcCTCACACAACCTCAACCTGTTTTTCCACATTGCTAGGACAACTGACCACAGTACTGAGTCACTAAATGTGCTctctttttgtatttgcttatcacaaacatttttgctttcagtCGAACTGTTGTGCCGCAAATATCTCCGGAGTTCATCGTCTTCCACCAGCAGGTTTCTACGTTGTTGGACAGGAGAACACGGGACATTCCTCTTTCTTTGACACATTCCTGCCTTCTTAAACGTTATTCACTTCAGAAGCTGTCTCTTGTAGATATGCAGATCTGTGTaacgtgggcgtgtgtgggggtgggcgtgtgtgtgcacACGTACCTCCCATCAAAACGCGATCGGTGAATGACTGCAGATCACCTGTGGGTGctgaccttttctttttacGTTACTTGAGAATTTGTAAGAACAAAGGTCAATTTTTGgggggactttttttttttttagttttctacaGCTAGGTCTTCCAAAGAAATATGAGACTGTTCTGAGACTTATCCGTGATATTGTGCTGCGTTCACGGTCAATAGGGATTATGGGATTTCCACGTGGGAGATTTGTagcgttttttaaaaatgtaattacttaTACAGAGACCTTCAGGGGTtgtgaggcttttttttttgtatttcctcttTCAAAACACAACAATCCATGTCAGTCCAGCTCTTGTTACTTTTATCACTAAATGTAACCACACACTTGTGGATGTGAGAGTGTATAAAAACGtcaaataatatatataaaaatatctgtaaaaaaaaaacccacaacttGGAAAGCAGTGGGGATTAGGATGATATGTGACATCTGtatgcaatttctttttttttaacatttgtcttctgtgtttaaatgcttttttgtgtAGATATGACatgtgaaaaaagatttttgtcttttaaaaaaaagcataatgcTGAATTTGTACTGAGTGGTTAAAGAAACAGACTTTAAGTCAAAGTAGGCCAACTTAACACTAGAAAAAAGGTTCAAATATGGAGATTGCAGGAAActtgccacttttttttttcctccaaaaagattattttgtcttttttttttttttacactagaGATACAGAAGAAGTGTGATTAACACGGAGGCTTGAGTTTTATAGTTGcgggaaaatgtttttggttgttcTCGCATGAAATATTTGTTGCACGTTTGATTGCCCCCATCTGCCAGTAGTGCGGTGTGTCCTGCtcaccagcagatggcagaCAGGAGTCACTGCTTTGAACTGTTCTCCACTGTGGGTtacattaactttttttcttttctaatacAGTTGCACCTTTTTATAACTAAACGTATGGATAAAGTTAACTGcatatttccattaaatttGTAAACATGCTACAGCTGAGGTTGACGTTACAGCTCTCATTTTGAATAAAGCCTATAAACGTATGTACACATGAATGCATTTTGACTTGCTGTTTATGGGGCCAGCTCCTGACCTTCTTGTTTCcgaattgaaaagaaaatatacatcaTTACTGCCTGTTTTCACACATATAATAGTTTGGATACATTTAGGAAATGATGATAGCTTATGATGGCATTTTATGTCGGGAGAAATTGCCTCCAGATATTACActgtaacattttattaccaATATCAGCTTAATTTAGTCTCTGAAATGCCAATCTGTATTATGCCAAGGCTATCATCTCAGGCAGGGATAAATGGTACTGAGTCTTATTTAGGGGTCCGATGACATTTAATACAATAtctattaaattaattatttaatctattttatggTACATTTGATTAATGTCCCTTTAAACTCCTCATATTTTTCTTCTCGAGAAGCAGTAGTTTATCGTTCTCCTTATTTAGACAAGGGGGTCAACAACCTGCTTTGGGCTCTCAAAACCAATTCTTAATCATTTTGGTCAATGATTAATTAGACCTGAATAGTGTTTTAAACTAAAGTAGACTTTTCATAGTTTTTCTATGTCATGGGGTGTAATCTATGCATAGGAAATCTATGACAGaatgacattaaataaaaaaaatgttgtttgcatgtttgtcagTTGTCTATAAATTAGGGTCTTCCTTTGACTAAAATGCATGTGTTTCTGCATTATGATTGTGATTCCAACTAAATCAACCGTTTTTTTTGgaagtgaataaaaacaataaataattcaaaaagaAAGTTCAATAATATTAAACCCAACTGCTCAGCAGCAACTCAGTAACTTCAAGGAGGACGTGTAGAAATTAGCTTCTGCTTCCTATAAATActggctttctttctttttcaaaggCTTTTACGGCTCCAGACAATTCTTAACTCCGAGTGAGTGCAAAAattcatttttgctttgtgaACGGTTTCTGACTTCTGGTTTAGACTAATGACGGGTTgctattattttcttaattcaCCCTTTGAGCTCTCAAATGctccttttctcctctttgGGGTGAGAGATGTTAGAGTTTCTGCCTCGGGCTTCAAAGAGTTCAGTGCAAATTGCAGCCTTGATGACCTCAATAAGCCTGTTAACTCGTTCCTAATCGTCCGGCAAGGTGTGAGCTGCAGCTGTTGACCGGTGGTCAGCAGGAGGTGAGCAAAGTGATTAACACAGGCAGCAACTTGCAGGAAATTTAGAAAgtagccatttttaaaaaaaaaaagtgtctgaaACGTTTGATTTTCACAGCATCAACTCAGGTGTGTGAAAGTATTCACTCCCcgtgaactttttcacattttgccacggTACATCTCCAAATGATTTCATGTCATAGACCAATATAAAGCAGCGCACAACTGGAACAAAGGGTCGTGCTGTGGGGATTATTTCTGCAGGATGGACAGAAAGCTACTTGTAGTTGAGGTGAAACACCTGTAGGTGAGTGAAGCTAAATTCTGGGCAAAACCGAAAGAAAACTTGAAACTGGGAAAGAGAGGTtctccttccagcaggacaacgaCCTAAACATACAACCGAAGTTACAAAGGAAAGATTAACGCTCAAAgtggaatggcccagtcaaagtccagacatcaAGCCAGTTGAGAATCTGCaataaaacatggaaactgCTGCCTGATGTTTGCTCAAGCAAATTCCACGCAGTTtgcttgagctgttttgcaaagaagacaGACTGTTCAGCGTCTAAATGCCCAAGTGGCTGCCGTCGATCACAGAGTAATCGATGCGATCGTACCTGATGCCTGATTTCACCTGAGCCGTCAGGGGGACATGATGGCGCCTGCTGGTGTTTCCCCCACATGAGGCACAGCAACAGTTAATGCCCGAGGTCCCTGAGGAATGCATGCACCGTCACGCTTTTCCTCTTTGCATCGGACACCTGGCCCTCTTTTACTGCCACCGTGCCATTTACATCTCAAAGGGGGGTGACCAAGAAGGCTTCCTCTGTGCTCACCCTTCCTCACCCCAGAAATGATCTGATTTATCTCTTCATCAACGGAAATATACGCCTTTCGGAGGGCCACTCAGCGGCTCTCATCCCCAGCTAATGAAGATGGTGGGCAAAATGAGGGACTTGTGATCCTTCATGTGATCCCAGGGCCCAACGGACCCCTTGTCACAGTGCTTGATTCATTTGACGCGGGTGActttctctcgctctctcctCTCCCAGGCTCGGTGTGCTGAGGCACAGGGGAGGCGGTGGATGTGTTTGGGAGGGAGTTTGTTGGTGGGGAAATAACAGTGAGCAACAGCGCATGTGTTCCCGATGTATCCGATTCCCACGTTTGATGGAGCATGACAGGTTGGCTCAGGTCAGATTAGAAGGCCGCAGTAACTAATATGGAGGGGGCAGAGCGGGGCGACACTGGGACCGTCTGTGCAGGTGAACTCTCTGCAGCAGAGgagaataaaaagttatttatggCACTGAGGGAAAACATCAGTCTTTGTGCAAGCCACATTAAGAGGAGAGGTCTCTATGTGAATAACTGAAGCCTTCTGTCCTTTTATCTTCCGCTTTTAAGATTACAAATGAGGTTCTTTATACTCTCACAGACCTACAGGAGAGTTTCTGCCTTTTATTTTCAAACGCTCAGAGTTTTCGAGAAATAAATTGAGGTGCGTCTGGTCTCGGGACTCGCCGTAGTGTTCTGGAAACATGACagttctgtaaatgtttttctatcctGCAGTCCCTGCGAGCCACGTTAGACCAACGTAAACAGAGACTACTGTTAAATGAGTGCTTGGTAATGTTTCCAATTTGCAGCGACGCAGGCcgagaccttttttttttttaacttacaaGTTCATGCCTGCTTTTGGAAAAGGGCACTTGGCATCCCATCAGTTTCCATTTTAGTGGATTCCACTAAGAATCCACAAATGGCTTCGCATATTACTTGCTTAGCTTGTAAATATACCGTGGAATAACACCCGAAAATTCTCCCGGGTgcattttagtgttttaaatgtCATCACAGTTCTCATTCCAGCTGCTCCCAGAGGGCACACTCCTTTAAGGAATGCATGGAAATCATCAGCTCGAGGGAGGGAGAGATGAAGAGGGTGCTGAGGTTTTTGAAAAAGCAAGATCCAAGATGGTTGGTTCAGGAGGTTTAAAATGGCATTCTGTTATAAAGTAAAGTTGGGCCAAGGACAAAGCGGGCTTCTGCCGTTCTGTTTTCACTCTAACCTCAAAAACATCATTCCACTTCACAAAAAGCTGACGTATTAATCCAGTAGATGAATTTAGGGAAATGTCATATGCAGGAAATGGAGCTTGGAGGCAGTGTGCCATTAATGACGTTCCCGTGTGAAACAGAGAAAGGTTGGTATAAAGTGTTTCCAGTCAGCATAATTAGCTAGGAGAAGAGTACCATtcataaaaatctataaaatagcATTTAGTCAAACCCCTCTGCCATTACAAAccattacaatatttttttgcttttttgcattgttcttgttctttacttttaatatgATTACAGCCATTTACCCAGACTGGAAATACTTCacatgttacattttcagtggGTGTTTCACTCAGGAAGCTCATTAGTGGTGCACTGCATTCAACCCCCCACTCACCATGTACATGATtattggctgctttgtaaatCCTATCCAAATGATATGATgactttacattttacagtttctatgtgtttttttttataagacatTGCAAGTCCACTGGAGTTGCTCTGGAGTTTCCCAGAGTAGATATTAGCTTAATCTTCTGGGGCCAACAGATCTGGATTTTTAGTAAACATGGAATCCATGAGAGTTTTCGTCGGCACACCATTTAGGAACCCCACTTTTAAAAATCCAGACTTATTCTGTTAAGAGtcttgccttttttaaaaaagaacttcagcttttgtctttttggttGTCAGCTTCACTCCTTGCACCCTTTTAGCACAACCTGTCTGTAATATTCCTGAAGCACTTTCCTTTCCCTTATGTACGCTTTGCAGTCTGATTAGTAAATTGTAGCTAAGGTAAGGCAAGAtaaggtaattttattaatatagcACATTTCCAGCAACCAGGCAATTCAAAGAAACAGGTAAAGAGACAAGCTTCTGAATCTCTTCACTGAACCTACTGATGTCAAAACAGTCCTCCAGCACTGGCCTTAAGCCTCTGCTTTCAAATCTTATGAAGCAGCAAGCGTCTGTGTGACGCCGCATTCAAACACGGGGGTGTGTGGTAAATAAAAGGCAAGTGAGGCGTACTAAATGCTTCGGCTATTGCTGCCTGCTCTCCATGCACCCACAGGGTATTTTTGCTCCAAACGACGGGCGTGTTTGGGTTACGTCGGGGAAATGTTGCACACCTGCATGGCTGCCACACTGCTTGAAAAGTTTCAGCCGTTTCATCTAATCTTAGTCACTTGTCTTCCCCCTTATCCCCGCAGCACCCATCCTCCCGACCTCTTGACCCCTCTGCATCCCCTGGCTTAACAGTGCCAGAGGCGCGTACAATTATGACTGTGAAGTCTCATCAAGCAAATGGAGCATGACCAGCGGCCACATTTTTCCCCGACACCGACCGAGTCCTGTTGATTCGCCTCTGTCGTCAGTATCTGCTGGAGGTGATTAAAGCTGTCATAATAGTTTCTCTCCACATAATTGAGTCCCGtttgaactgtttttctttttgggggggtggTTCACGAAACAAGCACCATCAGGAAAGAGAATGGGGAAACGGGGTTTCTTACTCAGACTGGAAAAGCTTTGatagactttttctttttaagtgtgAGGAAGGGGAGCAAGGGAAATGTTTTTCTGGCTTCCTTTCTTTAAATGTATCATTTGAGAATGTTCTCGCTGGAAAAGTTAACTTAAATCCTATGGGACGACAGCAAGAGATTTATAAAGATATGAAAACCGCTACTGGATGGACACAATCCCATAGACTTGGACTTTACAATTACATATGGGATGAAATGGtgcctttttttgtctgtttagtccattttttctttaagcttGTTGGCTAGTTTGTGACCTGTCAAGTTAAgtgtatttgtatagcacattttttCAACAAGGCAGTCCAAAGTGTTTTACGTTGGACTACGTTGAAACAAGCAAGCAtttcaaaatcatcaatatgCATctaatatgttgatcaatgttccacttCCTACTAATCAAAAGCAATTCCAGACAGGTGGgcttgatttaaaagaactcagcGTTTCAGCTCGTTTGCatttttctggaagtttgttccagattaatTGAGCGTAAAAGCTGAacgctgcttctccatgtttggttctggttctggttctgggggtGCAGAGCAGATTAGACCAGAAGACCTCAGAGAAAAAAGGGGATTCTCTATATATGCTGTAACTAACAAATGTGCATGTATGTGTTCTGAGAACCTCTACAAACATACCATTAAAAACAATGGgaatttgatcaattttagtCCTGATGAGtttgaaatatgaaattaaaatttatattttacagcTGGCTTCAGTCTTTCTCTTGTCTTTGCATGCGGCTCTCCTCTGCTGCACGGGTAGTACTCCTAATTGATAATTAACCAACCCAAGTGTGGAGAAATTGCCCCGTCAGACTGTTTGTTTACTCCTCGCCTGCGCGCCTGCCGAGGCTCCTGGCCAGTGGGTGATGAGTTACAGACACAGATGGTGGGCATCAGCAGCCCGGCTGGGTGCAGATTAGGAAACCTACCAATGTCTGAGCAAACCCCCTCCCACCCCCCGCACCCCTCCTTGCTCCCACTCCCACTCCCACTGAGCCCCAGAGGAGCGCCTGTCTGTAACTCTACTCGCCTCTGAAAGGCTCATGTGTTGATGGAGGCCGACCATGGGCTTATCTCGTCTCATTCCGACACCAGTGGGCTCGGGGCTCCCAGGGAGAAGGGGctgggggtgggtgggtgtcTGATGGGAATGTCTGCACGAGCAGCCTTGTTTTGACAGAGTAATTCTGTTGCCTGAGAGTGGCAAATTAGAGGTAACTCAAGGCGAGTAAACAAAATCCTCTCTAAACGCTTGCCCATATTTGCACCTGCACGCAACAGTGATGCGATCCTTCCATTTTTAAGTTTCACGACTTCATAATAATTCATATGAACACACGCTTCGGTGTCTCTGTGAGGCCATGCGTCAGTTTGCAGCTGCCGCATCTACCACCTCTCTGAGGATGTGTTTGGTAATCCCATTGTTTGATGCGTAAGACCTGCTTACAGTgcagttttggggtttttttttgtgggggggcATTATGCTTCACTCATGTTCCACTGGACAGGAAGAACAGTTCAAACAGTCCAGGTCAAAGGTCGGCCAGATGCAGAGATGTGGGTGCAGGAGTCGAGAGGAGTGGGCAGCCTGTGGGttggtgtttattttataaacacaGGGAGTAGATTAGAGTTGGAGCCAGCCAGGCCCCCCTCAGCCATGTGGGGAGGATGTCCTCTCCTCTGTGGTAGGGTGCTCTTAATACACCATTGTGTTCCTCGCCGCCGACACGCAGTCCCCTGGCATCGTTTCTGGTCATCCCTAACGATGACTTGATGCTGTCGGGTGAATGCAAGGATGTGGCGTCTGCCCCGCTTCCATTCTGACCGTAATAGAGTACTGACTGATTGCGTTAGCGACGGTCGACGACGCTTTGAGTCATTAGCAGGAGTTGGCACATGCAGGCCCTCGACTTCGCTTAGCCGGgagctgaaaacaggaaatggatgCACCCTCAGCGCCAGTCTGAGGAGTCCTGCCCCAAGATGTTTGTGTGCGGTTTGTCTCCTGAAGACCTGGAGCCGCTTCctgccattgttttttttttatgttttcttttttgagagATGCGGTAGCAGGAGAGACTCTTTGATGACCCATACTGACTGTCATCTTTCAGCTGGACTGGTGGGTCTGTGTCCACGCAGTATAGGCTTCAGGCAAACACACtcttgtttaaatttaaacatggAACACAAATCTTTCTTGTAATTCACAAGCATTCACATTTACTGAActtcttttcttcaaatttgtATCACATTAGAGATCAGAACTTCAGGGTTTTTTCTGGGAGGGAGGATTTCAtatgttttctatcatttttctaaaatagtttCTGAAAAGTGAGGTGTGTGTTTGGCCCATTCTTCTTTTGTCTTCTAGCAGAATAGCTCAACCTCattcagactggatggagagcatATGAAAGCTGATTTTAAGTCTCTCCAAAGAATCCCTATTGGATTTAGAGCTGGAAACGtgcagagcagcagctccagaTGACTGGAGTTGGAAAATCCAGTGTGAATCATTCTACTGTAtctctgtctgtatgttttgGGTCACTGTCCTGCTGGAAAGCGAACCTTCGCCTCAGGCTGGAATTTTGCAGCTTCCGACAAGGTTTCTTCTAAGATTTCCCCGTATTTTTGCTCCACCCATCTTTCTGGTAACTCTCACCAACTTTCTTGTCCCTGCTCAAAAAGGCATCTCACAGAGTGAGGCTCCCAccatccatcatcatcaccatacTTTAATGTGGCCAAAATGCCCTTCATTTCACCCAAAGCACTTTCTTCTACAAGTTTGCTGATTCCTCTGGAATTTGaactctttttattatttgtgcatCTAATATGACGACTCCACAACTAACCTGTAAATCAGTTCTCCTACCGAatctgtggatctctgcagctcttgaAGCTCAGTTGAGGCAGACTCTATTTACCAGTTTGGTAACTTCTAAATTCAATTAGTTGAACTGGATCTTGTTTGGGAGTTGCAGATGAAATGGAGGCTTAAGTCAATACGTTACGAAAgttattaaagtttgtggttttaacgtGTGAAGAAATTCAAGCgatctgaatccttttgcaagaccTGAATGCAATAAAATCATAGTTTTCTCTTTCATTATTTCAACCCTAAAGCCTGCTGAACTTTGTTGCagtgaaaataaactgattatTAGGTAAAGCGTCATTAACGCTGCAGTCTACCGCTGCAGGAACACATGCGAACTTTCAACTCCATGTTTGCTTCCTCAATATGAACTCAAGATGGCGTGTCATTAATCTTGTAGTGACCACGATTGCGTGTGTGCGCCGCTGTCCCCTGAACTCAGACGCAAACTCGCATCTCGACCGGGCCCCGGGCCCTGAAAGACGGATAAAACATGACTGCCGCCCGCAGTCATGTTTGATGACTTTACTTAATGAGAGTACGGCATCGATTCCCGGACGTCGAGAGAGACACAGGAACGAAGGAGAAAGTCTAAGATGTTTAACCGAGTTCGCCTCTTTCCATTTCACCGCAATTATGAGAAACACTAACAGACATATATCACTGGTCAAATGCGAGTCCTCTCTCTAAAC is a window of Xiphophorus hellerii strain 12219 chromosome 12, Xiphophorus_hellerii-4.1, whole genome shotgun sequence DNA encoding:
- the LOC116729878 gene encoding TBC1 domain family member 10A-like, with the translated sequence MAKTENGRPSVDMGSIRTLNSSHMEDESSLGSDSEINGFTSERQADRYGFIGGAQQYSEESAQDVPPEVLRQREVKWLDMLSHWDKWMIKRFNKVRLRCQKGIPPALRGRAWLYLSGGKVKREQNQGKFQELDSQPGDPKWLDVIEKDLHRQFPFHEMFVSRGGHGQQDLFRVLKAYTLYKPDEGYCQAQAPIAAVLLMHMPAEDAFWGLVQICEKYLPGYYSPGLEAIQLDGEILFALLRRVSPVAFRHLEKHKIDPILYMTEWFMCAFSRTLPWASVLRVWDMFLCDGVKIIFRVGLVLLKCTLGTREKLKNCQGLYETMELLRAIDPRYMQEGFLVREILEVPVTARDVDKEHHTQIKRWKKNRGELNFKPAPRMHGARIIMQAEPPRRQDLQQNPTIVLEVPEPPQKLNKGKEERKSKKKRSIKKPTAIEEIPNPYPLLTGPPPQSLNLPPPSLNPPPPSLNPPPPSLNPLPPSSATPPPSFDPPFPFLDLPSPSLAPPLPPSDPPSSPPYATVTPETSPETETNSNHQQSAPPTDLPAAKESALQQSTQSLSSSEQDTYL